One genomic segment of Sphingomonas sp. KR3-1 includes these proteins:
- a CDS encoding LysR family transcriptional regulator, with protein MRLRQIEVFHAVYVNGSISAAARTLNVSQPAVSKVLHHTQDQLGLRLFHLVRGRLVPTAEAHALAREVSDVYGRVSSLQQAIRNLKSAGLGGHLRIAVVPSLGLAVAPLAVARFRDEFPDVTFDVQTLHHVDLFRALYERECDIAFAYDPPAHPRMKRVTLAKGRPMLLVHEASYPDLPDPVPLKRLETEDLIGLGTTGPVGDLVAAEIDRQQLMIREVVSAQTFYIAAAVARYGRGMTIIDEFTARACAGDGMGFRALEPRMEFAVQYVFLEDIPPTPMAKKFVEMFRKALIEQQVGSG; from the coding sequence GTGCGTTTGCGGCAGATCGAAGTTTTCCACGCAGTCTATGTCAACGGATCCATCAGCGCGGCGGCACGGACGCTGAACGTCTCGCAGCCGGCGGTCAGCAAGGTGCTGCACCACACGCAGGACCAGCTGGGGCTCAGGCTGTTCCATCTCGTGCGCGGAAGGCTGGTGCCGACGGCGGAGGCCCATGCCCTGGCGCGCGAAGTGAGCGATGTGTACGGCCGGGTCTCGTCGCTCCAGCAGGCGATCCGCAACCTCAAGAGCGCGGGGCTGGGCGGGCATCTGCGCATCGCGGTGGTGCCCTCGCTCGGGCTGGCGGTGGCGCCGCTGGCGGTGGCGCGCTTCCGCGACGAGTTTCCCGACGTCACCTTCGACGTGCAGACGCTGCACCATGTCGATCTCTTCCGTGCGCTGTACGAGCGCGAATGCGACATCGCCTTCGCCTATGATCCGCCCGCGCATCCGCGGATGAAGCGGGTGACGCTGGCCAAGGGCAGGCCGATGCTGCTGGTCCACGAAGCGAGCTATCCCGATCTGCCCGATCCCGTGCCGCTCAAGCGCCTGGAAACCGAGGACCTGATCGGGCTGGGCACCACTGGCCCGGTGGGCGACCTGGTCGCCGCCGAGATCGACCGGCAGCAGCTGATGATCCGCGAAGTGGTGTCGGCGCAGACCTTCTACATCGCCGCGGCGGTCGCGCGGTACGGACGGGGCATGACGATCATCGACGAGTTCACTGCGCGTGCCTGTGCGGGGGACGGGATGGGCTTCCGCGCGCTCGAGCCGAGGATGGAATTCGCAGTCCAATATGTATTCCTAGAAGATATACCTCCAACGCCTATGGCTAAGAAGTTTGTAGAGATGTTTCGCAAGGCATTGATCGAACAGCAGGTCGGCTCCGGGTGA
- a CDS encoding TonB-dependent receptor, translated as MFAFATAQAHAQDAQSVAASPQPQQQQQEKPEREPAEPSANIVVVGSQIRGAQIEGILPVTVADRDDIDAQAATDGDDLFRAIPQNGDVAFNESRDTGGINDARGDVGSVNLRGLGTGNTLVLLNGRRLVLHPGVQAENLIPVVSVNTNAIPVTGVERVEVLLEGAAAIYGTDAVAGVVNTVLKTRFDGLTIDTTVGQTDGTQQTERQVNFEWGKTFNGGRTNISLFGTYNKRDPLYASERRNSRSSDLRPLVADTAFAGDGDFDNRSLDTMWGEFVRLDSNYQQVTTVARYNGTALTTSGTFHVQPSSNEGCIAPAGNGICFDNSVLSTASTDANLKYNTNADRTIQGGNERLNLFGFVNHEFSASLNFYGELGFYKSDFNSQREQETPLATQRLIIPATAYWNPFGVAGSPNRLPGLTGVSTDGVALELQDYRFVDAGPLNINVKNTTLRFLGGLRGNFGHFDFDTAALYSRADTTDTMETISMTLLQQSIAGTTAAAYNPFNGGDPSNPGSVDSTPNPRATIDSFLVDVYRKNSTTLALWDFKISNARLLRLPGGNVGFAAGVEVRRETYRDDRDPRLDGTITYTALDGTKNGSDVMGASPTPDSGGGRTVESAFVELAVPLVSRGMHVPFVRSLAMQLAGRVENYTSFGMIAKPKVAVGWTPIDGLQFRSAWSLGFRAPNLPQLFENGVQRSNTRTDWINCEADVRAGRIANFDACTRSVAVVSNRSGSQSLKPEESSNFTAGVVFQPPMPAGLGRLTFTVDYWRIHQTNLIGLFGDNNALTLDYYLRLKGSSNPLVQRDTPTATEIANYAGTGLTAPGRVIQVIDDYANLNPRTVRGLDLAMAYRLHKTPIGDFDFKVNAAHLIEFYQDPDAQKATLIAAQASGAIDATIPISGAESLLRQNGRPTWRFTSTITWRKDGWGLGYYNSYVGSVEDTSASLPDGTLWEVSDVLTHNLYGQYSFGRKAGVLSNTRFRIGARNLLNTLPPIADGSYGYLGELHSIRGRYIYASIRKRF; from the coding sequence ATGTTTGCGTTCGCAACTGCACAGGCGCACGCGCAGGATGCGCAATCGGTCGCGGCGTCGCCGCAGCCGCAGCAGCAGCAGCAGGAAAAGCCGGAGCGCGAGCCTGCCGAGCCTTCCGCGAACATCGTCGTCGTCGGCAGCCAGATCCGCGGGGCGCAGATCGAGGGCATCCTGCCGGTAACCGTGGCCGACCGGGACGATATCGACGCGCAGGCGGCGACGGACGGCGACGACCTGTTCCGCGCCATTCCGCAGAATGGCGATGTCGCGTTCAACGAATCGCGCGACACCGGCGGCATCAACGATGCCCGCGGCGACGTCGGTTCGGTCAATTTGCGCGGATTGGGTACCGGAAACACGCTGGTACTGCTCAACGGCCGCCGTCTGGTGCTCCACCCCGGTGTGCAGGCCGAGAACCTCATCCCCGTCGTCAGCGTCAACACCAACGCCATTCCGGTGACGGGCGTCGAGCGCGTCGAGGTGCTGCTCGAGGGCGCTGCGGCAATCTACGGCACCGATGCAGTGGCGGGCGTGGTCAACACCGTGCTGAAGACTCGCTTCGACGGTCTCACCATCGACACGACGGTCGGCCAGACCGACGGCACGCAGCAGACCGAGCGCCAGGTCAACTTCGAATGGGGCAAGACCTTCAACGGCGGCCGCACCAACATCTCGCTCTTCGGCACCTACAACAAGCGCGACCCGCTCTATGCGAGCGAGCGCCGCAATTCGCGCTCGAGCGACCTGCGCCCGCTGGTCGCCGACACGGCCTTTGCCGGGGACGGCGATTTCGACAATCGCAGTCTCGATACGATGTGGGGCGAATTCGTCCGCCTCGATTCGAACTACCAGCAGGTGACGACCGTCGCCCGCTACAATGGCACCGCGCTTACCACGAGCGGCACCTTCCATGTCCAGCCTTCGAGCAACGAGGGCTGCATCGCGCCGGCCGGCAACGGCATCTGCTTCGACAACAGCGTGCTTTCGACGGCAAGCACCGACGCCAACCTGAAGTACAACACCAATGCGGATCGCACGATCCAGGGCGGCAACGAGCGGCTGAACCTGTTCGGCTTCGTCAACCATGAGTTCAGCGCCAGCCTGAACTTCTATGGCGAGCTTGGCTTCTACAAGTCGGACTTCAATTCGCAGCGCGAGCAGGAAACCCCGCTCGCCACCCAGCGCCTGATCATCCCCGCCACCGCCTATTGGAATCCGTTCGGCGTCGCCGGCAGCCCCAACCGGCTGCCGGGGCTAACCGGCGTATCGACGGACGGCGTCGCGCTCGAGTTGCAGGACTATCGGTTCGTCGATGCCGGGCCGCTCAACATCAACGTGAAGAACACCACGCTGCGCTTCCTCGGCGGCCTGCGCGGCAATTTCGGCCATTTCGACTTCGATACCGCCGCACTCTATTCGCGCGCCGACACGACCGACACGATGGAAACGATCAGCATGACGCTGCTCCAGCAGTCGATCGCGGGCACCACGGCGGCGGCGTACAATCCGTTCAACGGCGGCGATCCCAGCAATCCGGGCAGCGTCGACAGCACGCCCAACCCGCGCGCGACGATCGACAGCTTCCTGGTCGACGTCTATCGCAAGAACAGCACCACGCTGGCGCTGTGGGACTTCAAGATCTCCAACGCGCGCCTGCTCCGCCTGCCCGGCGGCAATGTCGGCTTCGCCGCCGGCGTCGAGGTGCGGCGCGAGACCTATCGGGACGATCGCGATCCGCGCCTCGACGGCACGATCACCTACACCGCGCTCGACGGCACCAAGAACGGCAGCGACGTGATGGGCGCCAGCCCGACGCCGGATTCGGGCGGCGGCCGCACGGTGGAATCGGCGTTCGTCGAGCTTGCCGTGCCGCTGGTCTCGCGCGGGATGCACGTGCCCTTCGTCCGCAGCCTGGCGATGCAGCTGGCCGGCCGCGTCGAGAATTACACCAGCTTCGGCATGATCGCGAAGCCCAAGGTGGCGGTGGGCTGGACGCCGATCGATGGCCTGCAGTTCCGCTCTGCCTGGTCGCTCGGCTTCCGCGCGCCGAACCTGCCGCAGCTCTTCGAGAACGGCGTCCAGCGCAGCAACACCCGCACCGACTGGATCAATTGCGAAGCCGATGTCCGCGCCGGCCGGATCGCGAACTTCGATGCCTGCACCCGCTCGGTGGCGGTGGTGTCGAACCGGTCGGGCAGCCAGTCGCTCAAGCCGGAGGAGTCGAGCAACTTCACCGCCGGCGTGGTGTTCCAGCCGCCGATGCCGGCGGGCCTGGGTCGGCTGACCTTCACCGTGGACTATTGGCGGATCCACCAGACCAACCTCATCGGCCTGTTCGGGGACAACAATGCCCTGACCCTGGATTATTATCTGCGGCTCAAGGGCTCGTCCAACCCGCTCGTACAGCGCGACACGCCGACCGCGACGGAGATCGCCAACTATGCCGGCACCGGGCTCACCGCGCCGGGCCGCGTGATCCAAGTGATCGACGACTACGCCAATCTCAACCCGCGCACCGTGCGCGGGCTCGATCTCGCCATGGCGTACCGCCTGCACAAGACCCCGATAGGCGACTTCGACTTCAAGGTGAACGCGGCGCACCTGATCGAATTCTATCAGGATCCCGATGCGCAGAAGGCGACGCTGATCGCCGCCCAGGCATCGGGCGCGATCGATGCGACGATCCCGATCAGCGGCGCGGAGAGCCTGTTGCGGCAGAATGGCCGACCGACCTGGCGCTTCACCAGCACGATCACCTGGCGCAAGGACGGGTGGGGCCTGGGCTATTACAACAGCTATGTCGGCAGCGTGGAGGACACCTCCGCCTCGCTCCCGGATGGCACGCTCTGGGAAGTGAGCGACGTGCTGACCCACAACCTCTATGGGCAGTACAGCTTCGGCCGCAAGGCAGGCGTGCTCAGCAACACCCGGTTCCGGATCGGCGCGCGCAACCTGCTGAACACGCTGCCGCCGATCGCCGACGGCTCCTATGGCTATCTCGGCGAGCTGCACAGCATCCGCGGGCGTTACATCTACGCCTCGATCCGCAAGCGGTTCTGA
- a CDS encoding dienelactone hydrolase family protein, producing MKGILPRAALAVLSLLAAAPALAQVAAGDSEADEAPVAEKASAEAKVKVESVKFLSADGKNMINGYVFTAEGGTGRKPAIVMEHGRGGAYSSLADGVYNADTLSSRHKMWGRLWARRGYVAIMVDDFGPLGYPQGFGRFTYNSRPAELDEVTNRPLHAYGALKYLKTRSDVDPRRIGLMGWSNGGSLTLAAMANDKPEGIKAAGFQAGVAFYPGCGLKNRFDRTGYKPYNPVLLMIGTGDAEVSPTLCERLVSHSRSSKGDIEIVLYKDAEHSFDTPTKSRQSVPANAAAKDDAIARTLSFFDEKLKPRP from the coding sequence ATGAAGGGCATCCTCCCCCGCGCGGCGCTGGCCGTGCTCTCGCTCCTCGCCGCCGCGCCGGCGCTCGCTCAGGTGGCGGCCGGCGATTCGGAAGCCGATGAGGCACCGGTTGCGGAGAAGGCCTCGGCCGAGGCCAAGGTGAAGGTCGAAAGCGTCAAGTTCCTCAGCGCCGACGGCAAGAACATGATCAACGGCTATGTCTTCACCGCCGAGGGTGGGACGGGGCGCAAGCCGGCGATCGTGATGGAGCATGGCCGCGGCGGCGCCTATTCGAGCCTCGCCGACGGTGTCTACAACGCCGATACGCTGTCCTCGCGCCACAAGATGTGGGGCAGGCTGTGGGCGCGGCGCGGCTATGTGGCGATCATGGTCGATGATTTCGGCCCGCTGGGCTATCCCCAGGGCTTCGGGCGCTTCACCTACAACAGCCGCCCCGCCGAGCTCGACGAAGTCACCAACCGGCCGCTCCACGCCTATGGCGCGCTTAAATATCTGAAGACGCGCAGCGACGTGGATCCCAGGCGGATCGGGCTGATGGGCTGGTCGAACGGCGGCAGCCTGACGCTGGCGGCGATGGCGAACGACAAGCCCGAGGGGATCAAGGCGGCCGGCTTCCAGGCCGGCGTCGCCTTCTATCCCGGCTGCGGGCTGAAGAACCGCTTCGATCGGACCGGCTACAAGCCGTACAACCCGGTGCTGCTGATGATCGGCACCGGCGATGCCGAGGTATCGCCCACCTTGTGCGAGCGGCTCGTGTCGCACAGCCGCAGCAGCAAGGGCGATATCGAGATCGTGCTCTACAAGGATGCCGAGCACAGCTTCGATACGCCCACCAAGTCGCGCCAGTCCGTACCCGCCAACGCGGCGGCCAAGGACGACGCGATCGCGCGCACGCTCAGCTTCTTCGACGAGAAGCTGAAGCCGCGTCCCTGA